The genomic DNA CCAAACTTATTAAACTCGCCACAAGGTTGCCCATTCGCAGAGCGTTGCCCGCATGCGATGGATATTTGTGAAAAAGAACGTCCGCCATATTTTGAAATTGGAAACGAAAGACGTTCTATGTGTTGGTTAAATGATAGGGCGGTAGGTGATTTCCATGCATGAAGAAAACTTAATTGAAGTTCGGAACTTAAAAAAGTATTTTCCTATTAAAAAAGGACTATTCGGTAGAAAAACAGAGCAATTAAAAGCAGTCGATGACCTAAGCTTCACAATTAAAAAGGGTGAAACATTCGGGTTAGTAGGAGAATCTGGCTGCGGAAAATCAACGACAGGAAGAAGTATCATTCGCTTACATGATGTCACTTCAGGTAACGTTTTATTTGACGGAAAAGATATCGCAAGTTTAAAGGAAAGTGAACTAAAAGAATATCGAAAAAGAATGCAAATCATTTTCCAAGATCCATACGCATCATTAAACCCGGCAATGAATGTATTCCAAATTATTAGCGAGCCAATGAACATTCACGGATCTTACGAAAAAGAAGAACAAAAAGAAATCATTTTAGACCTTCTGAAAAAGGTAGGATTAAAAGAAGAACACTTATATCGCTACCCGCACGAATTTAGCGGAGGCCAGCGCCAGCGCATTAGCATCGCGCGCGCACTATCTGTAAAACCAGACTTTATATTATGTGACGAACCAATCTCAGCACTCGATGTCTCAGTCCAAGCACAAGTCGTAAACATGCTGCAAGACATTCAAGAAGAAACAGGAGTCACATACTTATTCATCGCACATGACCTATCGATGGTAAGGCACATCTCAGATAGAATCGGAGTCATGTATTTAGGAAACATAGTAGAAATTGCCGACAGCGAAGACCTATACACAAAACCGGCACATCCATACACACAAGCACTACTCTCATCTATGCCAGAACCAGATCCAACAAACACTGGGAAAGAAAGAATAATCCTAGAGGGAGAAGTACCAAGCCCACTAAACTCACCATCCGGCTGCAAATTCAGAACGCGCTGCAAATTCGCCACTGAAAAATGCGCACAGGAAGTACCGAAGATGGTTGAGATTGCGAAGGGGCATGAGGTGGCTTGTCATTTGTTTTAGGGGGAGAGCACTAGGGGGGACCTGGTGCTTTTTTTCTTTGTAGGTGGACGTGGTGTGGGATTGGTTGTTAGTTTAGGAGATAACGCGCTCGAAATTTGTCGGTAAATCGATATGTTGTGTCGAAACGTTGATATATTCGGAGTTACGATTGATATAATTGAATAAACGTTGATATATTTTTGTAAAGAGTGGGATTGGTTGTAACTTAATGTAGAAATTTAATGTTTTCGAAAAAAAGAATTGACTTCTATATTAGTTGTAACTAAAATAGTTACATAAAGATGTAATCAATTTAGTTACAACTAATATCTGCTAAAAATATGATTTATATATTTAATTAAGGATGGTGGTCCATACGTTGCCACCCGGTGTAGAAAGTTACTAACACATTCAAATCAATGCATATTCCAAGCTTTAGTATTTTCTGTTACGGGGCAATAAGGTGCAACGTTATCTTTTGTTAAAAACCTTGGTGGATCTTTCTTTGGAAATATTAGTTTTGGGGAAATATAGTAAGGTATCTAAAAAAGAACAAGGTATAAAAAGATGTACTTATATAAACCAAAAATTTAGTTGAGCTGGATAATAAAAAAAAGGTAGGAGATTTAAATGGAGACGAAACAAGATAACCTTATTTACGTATGGGATGCATATTGTGGATGGTGCTATGGTTTTTCAGAAAGTATTAAAGGATTTTACAAAAACCACACTGAAGTGCCATTAACAGTTTTATGTGGAGGGTTATTTTTAGATAATTTACCAATGAAAAACTTCTCATATATAGAAGAGGGAAATAAAAGAATTAATCAACTTACAGGTGCTGAATTTGGTCCTTCCTATCAAAAATTGGTGGAGGAAGGGACTTTTAAAATGAATTCGAAAGATGCTGCAATTGGTTTTTCAGCTTTACGCTCATTAGCGCCAGACCGTTTATTAGAATTCACTTCGGCTATGCAAAAAGCGTTTTATTATGAGGGCCAAAGTCTGAGTGATCCTGAAACATATCGCAAAATTGCAATCGAGCATGGTTTGGACCCTGAACAAGTATTAGAACGTTTAAACGCTCAAGAAACAATATTAGATGTCCAAAATGATTTCAATAAAGTTCGACAGCTTGGTGTTAATAGCTATCCTTCATTACTTTTACAAAAGGATAATCAAATTATTCCTATTGGTGGTGGCGTAATGACGCCAGGTAAAATTGAAGCGCGTTTTAAAAATTTATATTAAGAAAATTTAGGATATAGTAGCAAACATGTTATCTTAGGCCACCTGACATTCATCTCCGGAATATTCGCCAGTACTATTACACTTTCAGATAAATGGGAGTGGGAGATTTTATCCCGCTTTAACGGGCAGTAAGACCCCCACCTCAAAATTCAGTGGAAGCAAAGAAGTTAGGTGGGGGATCAACTGTCCGTAAAAGTCCGATTGGTTCAACTAATAATCAGTGGGGGATGAACAAAACCCCCACTGATTAAAGTTTCACTTTATCGGAACAAGATAAAAATATGATGATTAGTTAATAACTTTAATAAAAGGAGAATAACATACTATGTTTAAAACAATCGATACAAATCAAAAAGATGTGAAATTAACGGTGTTTAGTTCGGACGAAAAAAGCTTTATGGTCACGGCAACATTAGTTGAGAAAGCAGGACATGCATTTTTAATAAACTCAAAATTTACTCAATCTGATTCGAAAGAAATTGTTGAGTATCTGAA from Bacillus cereus G9842 includes the following:
- a CDS encoding ABC transporter ATP-binding protein, with amino-acid sequence MHEENLIEVRNLKKYFPIKKGLFGRKTEQLKAVDDLSFTIKKGETFGLVGESGCGKSTTGRSIIRLHDVTSGNVLFDGKDIASLKESELKEYRKRMQIIFQDPYASLNPAMNVFQIISEPMNIHGSYEKEEQKEIILDLLKKVGLKEEHLYRYPHEFSGGQRQRISIARALSVKPDFILCDEPISALDVSVQAQVVNMLQDIQEETGVTYLFIAHDLSMVRHISDRIGVMYLGNIVEIADSEDLYTKPAHPYTQALLSSMPEPDPTNTGKERIILEGEVPSPLNSPSGCKFRTRCKFATEKCAQEVPKMVEIAKGHEVACHLF
- a CDS encoding DsbA family protein, giving the protein METKQDNLIYVWDAYCGWCYGFSESIKGFYKNHTEVPLTVLCGGLFLDNLPMKNFSYIEEGNKRINQLTGAEFGPSYQKLVEEGTFKMNSKDAAIGFSALRSLAPDRLLEFTSAMQKAFYYEGQSLSDPETYRKIAIEHGLDPEQVLERLNAQETILDVQNDFNKVRQLGVNSYPSLLLQKDNQIIPIGGGVMTPGKIEARFKNLY